In Aequorivita sp. H23M31, a single window of DNA contains:
- a CDS encoding putative signal transducing protein, producing the protein MSEIREETVRIYTGPILMAEALVGRLEEIGIVPIVRDDQQNAIMFGSGSNYSDQIRVFVREDELVRAQPIADAFIAEIEE; encoded by the coding sequence ATGTCTGAAATTAGAGAAGAAACAGTTCGCATTTATACCGGTCCTATTTTAATGGCCGAAGCCCTTGTGGGAAGATTAGAGGAAATAGGCATTGTACCAATCGTACGGGATGACCAACAAAATGCGATCATGTTTGGATCGGGAAGCAATTATTCCGATCAGATAAGGGTTTTTGTCCGTGAAGATGAGTTGGTTAGAGCACAGCCTATTGCAGATGCTTTTATTGCAGAAATTGAGGAATAA
- a CDS encoding DUF2007 domain-containing protein, translated as MSDIKRIYTGPSLVAMGLVARLNEVGISPVKRDDHESAIRAGFAASIANQMMIFIRNDEMERAQPIIDEFFQDIGEEVSNQK; from the coding sequence ATGTCGGATATTAAAAGAATATACACAGGACCTTCTTTGGTGGCAATGGGCTTGGTAGCAAGATTGAATGAAGTTGGAATCAGTCCAGTAAAGCGGGATGACCACGAAAGCGCCATAAGAGCCGGGTTTGCCGCAAGCATTGCCAATCAAATGATGATTTTTATCCGGAATGACGAAATGGAAAGAGCACAACCCATCATCGATGAATTTTTTCAGGATATCGGTGAGGAAGTGAGTAACCAGAAGTAA
- a CDS encoding ABC-F family ATP-binding cassette domain-containing protein, with product MLSVSNLSVQFGKRVLFDEVSTQFTTGNIYGIIGANGAGKSTFLKIISGKQDPTSGQVHLEKGKRMSVLEQNHNAYDDFMVLETVVRGNKELFEIKSQIDKLYEDYTDANAEKIGELQVAFEEMNGWNAESDAATLLSHLGIDESFHYTLMKDLDGKQKVRVLLAQALFGNPDVLIMDEPTNDLDYETITWLENFLANYDNCVIVVSHDRHFLDSVCTHISDIDFGKITHYSGNYTFWYESSQLAARQRAQQNKKAEEKKKELQEFIMRFSANVAKSKQATSRKKMIEKLNIEEIKPSSRRYPAIIFDREREAGDQILNIENLSASIDGETLFQGVNLNLAKGDKVVIFSRDSRAATAFYEILSGNIKPDTGSYQWGITTTQSYLPLDNEKFFQNNLSLVDWLRQYAKTEEEREEVYLRGFLGKMLFSGEEALKKSNVLSGGEKVRCMLSRMMMMRANVLMLDEPTNHLDLESITAFNNSLKNFKGTVLLTTHDHEFAQTVGNRVVELTPNGAIDRYMNFDEYMDDKKIKEQREKMYSAEAQ from the coding sequence ATGCTATCAGTTTCAAATTTATCGGTGCAATTTGGCAAAAGAGTTTTGTTCGATGAGGTAAGTACCCAGTTTACCACGGGAAATATATATGGTATTATCGGGGCAAATGGTGCGGGAAAATCGACGTTTTTAAAAATTATTTCCGGTAAGCAAGATCCAACTTCTGGACAAGTGCATTTAGAAAAAGGGAAACGAATGTCCGTGCTTGAACAGAACCATAATGCTTATGACGATTTTATGGTACTGGAAACGGTGGTCCGCGGAAATAAGGAGTTGTTTGAAATAAAAAGTCAGATTGATAAACTTTATGAAGACTATACAGATGCCAACGCCGAAAAAATAGGTGAGCTCCAAGTTGCCTTTGAGGAAATGAACGGATGGAATGCAGAAAGCGATGCAGCAACCCTCTTATCACATCTGGGTATAGATGAGAGTTTCCATTATACTTTAATGAAGGATTTGGACGGGAAGCAAAAAGTTCGTGTTTTGTTGGCCCAGGCACTTTTTGGTAATCCAGATGTTTTGATAATGGATGAGCCTACCAACGACCTTGATTATGAAACCATTACCTGGCTGGAGAATTTTTTGGCCAATTATGATAATTGCGTAATCGTGGTTTCCCACGACCGTCACTTTTTAGATTCGGTTTGTACACATATTAGCGATATCGACTTCGGAAAAATAACCCATTATAGTGGAAACTATACCTTTTGGTACGAAAGTAGCCAGTTGGCCGCTCGTCAACGCGCACAGCAGAACAAAAAGGCTGAGGAGAAAAAGAAAGAACTCCAAGAGTTTATTATGAGGTTTAGTGCCAACGTGGCAAAAAGCAAACAGGCTACTTCCCGAAAGAAAATGATTGAGAAGTTGAACATTGAAGAGATCAAGCCATCTAGCCGTCGATATCCTGCTATAATTTTTGATAGAGAGCGCGAAGCAGGCGATCAGATTTTAAATATTGAAAATCTATCTGCTTCCATTGATGGAGAGACATTGTTTCAAGGCGTAAATCTAAATCTGGCAAAAGGCGATAAAGTGGTTATTTTTTCAAGGGATTCCAGAGCGGCTACGGCTTTTTATGAAATATTGAGTGGTAATATTAAACCGGATACCGGAAGTTATCAGTGGGGAATCACCACTACCCAAAGCTATCTGCCATTGGATAATGAGAAGTTTTTCCAAAACAACCTTTCTTTGGTTGATTGGCTTCGTCAATATGCCAAAACGGAAGAAGAACGAGAAGAGGTTTACTTAAGAGGTTTCTTGGGGAAAATGCTTTTCAGCGGGGAAGAAGCATTAAAGAAAAGCAATGTTCTTTCGGGAGGGGAAAAAGTACGCTGTATGTTAAGCCGAATGATGATGATGCGTGCCAATGTCCTTATGCTGGATGAACCTACAAACCACTTGGACTTGGAATCGATTACGGCTTTTAACAACTCTCTTAAAAACTTTAAGGGAACAGTATTATTGACAACCCACGACCACGAATTTGCCCAGACTGTTGGAAATAGGGTAGTGGAGCTAACTCCAAATGGAGCCATTGATCGATATATGAATTTTGATGAGTATATGGATGACAAAAAGATCAAGGAGCAACGGGAAAAGATGTATTCTGCGGAAGCTCAATAA
- a CDS encoding TlpA family protein disulfide reductase produces the protein MVKKLLPFIFVFFALFSCKKKDESSDRVTWIGGQIVNPKLDYIIFAQGKHVLDTVKLDSNNFFLYRTDKIKEGLYTLRHNETQVFYIQPGDSLLLHLNTLEFDESLAYSGKGAAQNNLLMDLYLKNERENKFLPKWYTLSPKEFTMKIDSIKAEKKAEYQDFLIRNQVSEGFKEVAEASIKYDYFSKKELYAMANRSRLDILGDDYFDYRKNIDFDKEKLRYYYPYYRFLNRYFNSMLIAKYPPGVDRNSYNFSVDKIKAIDSVISNDSIKNSLLRYTAYRYLFCAKDSIQEKEFLDLFTSLNNNAKHTGEIEKLTKATIRLSGGNLIPDVQLVSMGNNIKNIRQVVNRPTVLYFWTYDNPGQARMVHNRAAELKSKYPEYDFLGINTDPNFKKWRNLVQNMKLDESQEFQLENLAESEKVLVLSTISKAIILDKNSVILDGNTNMFNSNFEQLLLGLLNR, from the coding sequence TTGGTAAAAAAATTACTCCCATTTATTTTCGTGTTCTTTGCCCTGTTTTCTTGTAAAAAGAAGGACGAATCTTCTGATAGAGTTACCTGGATTGGAGGACAGATTGTAAATCCAAAACTAGATTACATCATTTTCGCTCAGGGGAAACATGTGCTGGATACCGTAAAATTGGATTCCAATAATTTCTTTCTTTACCGCACCGATAAAATAAAGGAAGGGCTATATACCCTTCGTCATAACGAAACCCAAGTTTTTTATATTCAGCCCGGAGACAGCCTTTTGCTACATTTGAATACTCTCGAATTTGACGAATCGCTCGCCTATTCTGGAAAAGGAGCCGCGCAGAATAATTTGTTGATGGACCTCTATCTTAAGAATGAAAGAGAAAACAAGTTCCTTCCAAAATGGTATACACTTTCTCCAAAAGAATTTACGATGAAAATCGACTCTATCAAGGCAGAAAAAAAAGCGGAATACCAAGATTTTTTAATTCGGAACCAAGTAAGTGAAGGCTTTAAAGAAGTAGCCGAGGCATCCATAAAGTATGATTATTTTTCCAAAAAGGAACTTTACGCAATGGCCAATAGAAGCCGTCTCGATATTCTAGGAGACGACTATTTTGATTACCGAAAGAATATAGATTTCGATAAGGAAAAACTTCGTTATTACTATCCTTATTACAGATTCCTGAATCGCTATTTCAATAGTATGCTAATAGCAAAGTACCCTCCCGGTGTTGACAGGAATTCTTATAATTTTAGTGTGGATAAAATAAAGGCCATCGATAGTGTCATTTCCAACGACTCTATTAAAAACAGTCTTCTGCGCTACACCGCCTATCGGTATTTGTTCTGTGCAAAGGATTCCATCCAGGAAAAGGAATTTTTAGATCTTTTCACTTCTTTGAACAATAATGCCAAACATACTGGGGAAATTGAAAAATTGACCAAAGCCACGATCCGGTTGTCTGGAGGAAACTTAATTCCCGATGTCCAACTGGTATCGATGGGCAACAATATTAAAAATATACGTCAGGTAGTGAATAGACCTACCGTTCTATATTTCTGGACCTATGATAATCCTGGACAGGCACGAATGGTCCATAATCGTGCAGCCGAACTAAAATCCAAATATCCCGAATACGATTTCCTGGGGATTAATACTGATCCAAATTTTAAAAAGTGGCGCAATCTTGTCCAAAACATGAAACTGGACGAATCACAGGAATTTCAATTAGAAAATTTGGCCGAATCTGAAAAAGTCTTGGTACTGAGCACTATCAGCAAGGCAATTATTCTGGACAAAAATTCGGTGATCTTAGATGGAAATACCAATATGTTCAACAGCAATTTCGAACAATTGTTGTTGGGTCTTCTAAATCGCTAA
- the fsa gene encoding fructose-6-phosphate aldolase encodes MKFFIDTANLDQIREAQNMGILDGVTTNPSLMAKEKITGRNNILKHYVDICNIVDGDVSAEVIATDFEGMVKEGEELAELHDQIVVKIPMIKEGVKAIKYFTDHGIRTNCTLVFSAGQALLAAKAGATYVSPFIGRLDDISTDGLELIADIRLIYDNFGFETQILAASIRHTMHIVNCAKIGADVITGPLSSIEGLLKHPLTDSGLKQFLADHKRGN; translated from the coding sequence ATGAAATTTTTTATCGATACCGCAAATCTTGATCAAATTCGCGAAGCCCAAAATATGGGTATTCTTGATGGGGTAACTACGAACCCATCCTTAATGGCCAAGGAAAAAATTACTGGACGCAATAATATATTAAAGCACTACGTAGATATTTGTAATATTGTGGATGGCGATGTGTCAGCGGAAGTTATTGCCACGGATTTTGAGGGAATGGTGAAAGAAGGGGAGGAGCTAGCTGAACTTCACGATCAGATTGTGGTAAAAATTCCGATGATAAAAGAAGGTGTAAAGGCTATTAAATACTTTACCGATCACGGCATACGCACCAATTGTACATTGGTATTTTCTGCAGGGCAAGCGTTATTGGCGGCAAAGGCAGGAGCAACGTATGTTTCTCCATTTATTGGCCGACTGGATGATATTTCTACGGATGGGCTGGAACTAATTGCCGACATTCGACTTATCTATGACAACTTCGGATTTGAGACTCAAATTTTGGCAGCCTCTATTAGACATACCATGCATATTGTTAACTGTGCAAAAATAGGAGCCGATGTCATTACCGGACCACTTTCATCCATTGAAGGACTTTTAAAACATCCCTTGACAGACAGCGGTTTAAAACAATTTTTGGCAGACCATAAAAGGGGAAATTAG
- a CDS encoding DUF5606 family protein, whose amino-acid sequence MSLEKVLSISGKPGLFLLKSQTRNGFLAESLLDGKTMNVSGRNSVSLLSEIAIYTLTAEVPLREVFQKIADKEEGKEAISPKASKDELEEYFFGILPDYDEERVYASDIKKIIQWYNLLVKNDMADFSEPEKKAEDNKETVDLAKESKSLPSKKTAAPKNAGQKASSSKKGGTTKSAVSRKT is encoded by the coding sequence ATGAGCTTAGAAAAAGTGCTATCCATTTCCGGTAAACCGGGACTTTTCTTGTTAAAAAGCCAAACTAGAAACGGTTTTTTGGCAGAGTCTCTTTTGGACGGAAAGACTATGAATGTAAGCGGACGCAATAGCGTTAGTCTTCTTTCTGAAATTGCTATCTATACTTTAACCGCAGAAGTTCCGCTTAGAGAGGTATTCCAGAAAATAGCCGACAAGGAAGAAGGAAAAGAAGCCATAAGCCCCAAAGCTTCAAAAGACGAACTCGAGGAGTATTTCTTTGGGATATTACCTGATTATGATGAGGAGCGTGTATATGCAAGTGATATCAAAAAGATAATCCAATGGTACAACCTGTTGGTAAAAAACGATATGGCCGATTTCTCCGAGCCTGAAAAGAAAGCAGAGGATAATAAAGAAACAGTCGATTTGGCAAAAGAATCTAAATCTTTGCCAAGCAAAAAAACTGCGGCTCCAAAAAATGCAGGTCAAAAAGCATCTTCCTCAAAGAAAGGTGGAACAACCAAGAGTGCAGTTTCTAGAAAAACCTAA
- the def gene encoding peptide deformylase has translation MVLPIVAYGDPVLRKQTETITKDFPKLDELIENMFETMYEARGIGLAAPQVGVPVRLFIVDATIFEDDEDLSEEEREFVSTFKRIFINAQITEESGDEWAFNEGCLSIPDVREDVFRQPHITIEYEDENFKKHKETFTGIVARIVQHEYDHIEGILFTDKLSPLKKRLIKGKLANISKGKIDVDYRMRFPLTKKKR, from the coding sequence ATGGTTTTACCAATTGTTGCATACGGTGATCCTGTATTACGGAAACAGACCGAAACGATTACCAAAGATTTTCCGAAGCTGGATGAGTTGATCGAAAATATGTTCGAAACCATGTATGAGGCACGGGGAATCGGACTGGCGGCCCCTCAGGTGGGAGTGCCCGTTCGGCTTTTTATTGTGGACGCCACTATTTTTGAGGACGACGAAGATCTATCGGAAGAAGAACGGGAATTTGTCTCCACTTTTAAAAGAATATTTATCAATGCCCAAATTACAGAGGAATCTGGGGACGAATGGGCGTTCAATGAAGGTTGTTTGAGTATCCCTGATGTTCGCGAGGATGTTTTTCGTCAGCCCCATATTACTATTGAGTATGAGGATGAAAATTTCAAAAAACACAAGGAGACTTTTACGGGAATCGTTGCACGAATTGTGCAGCACGAATACGATCATATTGAGGGAATTCTCTTTACAGATAAACTTTCACCGTTGAAAAAAAGGTTGATAAAAGGGAAATTGGCCAACATCTCAAAAGGTAAAATTGATGTTGATTATCGTATGCGTTTTCCGCTGACAAAAAAGAAACGTTAA
- the ruvX gene encoding Holliday junction resolvase RuvX: MGRILALDYGSKRTGIAITDEMRLIASGLTTVSTPELMLFLEKYFASEKVDLVLVGEPKQKDGSPSTVEEEIQRFLKKFSRTFPDLEVKRVDERYTSKMAFQTMIDSGLKKKQRQNKALVDEISATIILQEFLYNN, encoded by the coding sequence ATGGGAAGAATTTTAGCTCTGGATTACGGCAGCAAGCGCACTGGCATTGCCATCACCGATGAAATGCGTCTCATTGCTTCAGGCTTGACCACAGTAAGTACTCCAGAATTAATGCTATTTTTGGAGAAATATTTCGCTTCAGAAAAAGTAGATCTTGTATTAGTTGGTGAACCAAAACAAAAGGACGGATCCCCTTCTACTGTTGAAGAAGAAATTCAGAGATTTTTAAAGAAATTTTCCCGTACTTTTCCCGACTTAGAAGTGAAGCGAGTTGATGAAAGGTATACGAGCAAAATGGCTTTTCAAACTATGATTGATAGCGGATTGAAGAAGAAACAGCGACAGAATAAAGCGCTTGTTGATGAAATTAGCGCTACGATTATATTACAAGAGTTTTTGTATAATAATTAG
- a CDS encoding 2,3,4,5-tetrahydropyridine-2,6-dicarboxylate N-succinyltransferase encodes MRELQQTIEKAWEDRSLLTETETIVAIRQVVNLCDEGKLRCAEPTADGWQVNEWIKKAIVLYFPIQRMRTMEAGIFEYHDKIPLKSGYEAKQIRVVPNAVARHGAYISKGVILMPSYVNIGAYVDEGTMVDTWATVGSCAQIGKNVHLSGGVGIGGVLEPLQAAPVIIEDGAFIGSRCIVVEGIRVGKEAVLGANVVLTASTKIIDVTGENPIEIKGYVPERSVVIPGSYTKKFPAGEYQVPCALIIGKRKESTNLKTSLNDALREYGVAV; translated from the coding sequence ATGAGAGAACTACAACAAACTATTGAAAAAGCTTGGGAAGATCGTTCCTTGCTTACCGAGACCGAAACTATTGTTGCCATACGCCAGGTAGTAAACCTTTGCGATGAAGGTAAACTTCGCTGCGCAGAACCCACCGCAGATGGCTGGCAGGTAAATGAATGGATCAAGAAAGCTATTGTGCTTTATTTTCCTATTCAAAGAATGCGGACTATGGAGGCAGGGATATTTGAATATCATGATAAAATCCCATTAAAATCAGGTTATGAAGCTAAGCAGATTCGAGTAGTGCCGAACGCAGTGGCACGTCATGGAGCCTATATTTCAAAAGGAGTGATTCTGATGCCCAGTTATGTAAATATTGGGGCTTATGTTGATGAAGGGACGATGGTGGATACCTGGGCTACCGTGGGCAGTTGCGCGCAAATAGGAAAGAATGTACATCTAAGTGGTGGCGTGGGAATAGGCGGAGTTCTGGAGCCCCTCCAAGCTGCTCCCGTAATCATAGAGGATGGCGCTTTTATTGGTTCACGTTGTATTGTAGTTGAAGGCATACGGGTAGGAAAAGAAGCTGTTCTCGGTGCAAACGTTGTATTGACCGCTTCTACAAAGATTATTGATGTAACCGGTGAAAATCCAATAGAAATTAAAGGTTATGTTCCCGAACGCTCGGTGGTGATCCCTGGTAGTTATACCAAAAAATTTCCCGCGGGAGAATATCAAGTTCCCTGTGCGCTGATTATTGGAAAACGAAAGGAAAGTACCAACCTAAAAACGTCTTTAAATGATGCCCTGAGGGAATATGGGGTGGCGGTTTAA
- a CDS encoding lipopolysaccharide kinase InaA family protein has product MRDNFIVHPHYSNLESALKEAVQNFSEVGENVTEGQRNTIKKIKIGETYFNIKQFKTPNSFQSVVYRFLRKSKAKRSYEYALKLINLGINTPYPVAYIESFSPGLKESFYISEHLDYHFDFRDLIHNPTFKNRDEILKQFTNFTFKLHQNNINFLDHSPGNTLIVEKDNQQYEFYLIDLNRMKFEPMDFDKRMFNFRRLWLSKKMIKIMAKEYAHLYSKSFEDVYGLMSKYSRQFQLKINSKKISKRKRRKF; this is encoded by the coding sequence ATGCGAGATAATTTTATTGTTCATCCACATTATTCAAACTTGGAGTCGGCTTTAAAAGAAGCGGTTCAAAATTTTTCCGAAGTAGGAGAGAACGTAACTGAAGGGCAGCGCAATACCATAAAAAAGATTAAGATTGGAGAAACATATTTCAATATAAAACAATTTAAAACTCCCAATAGTTTCCAATCCGTAGTTTACAGATTCCTAAGAAAAAGTAAGGCAAAACGTTCTTATGAATATGCCCTAAAGTTAATTAATCTCGGTATTAACACACCCTATCCGGTAGCTTACATCGAAAGTTTTTCCCCTGGACTGAAGGAAAGTTTTTACATAAGTGAGCATTTGGATTACCACTTCGATTTTCGCGATTTAATTCACAATCCAACTTTTAAAAATCGCGATGAGATTTTAAAGCAATTCACAAATTTCACTTTTAAGCTTCACCAAAACAACATAAATTTCTTAGATCATTCTCCCGGAAATACCCTTATAGTTGAAAAGGACAATCAACAATATGAATTCTATCTAATCGATTTAAATCGAATGAAATTCGAACCAATGGATTTTGATAAACGCATGTTCAACTTCCGAAGGTTATGGTTGTCCAAAAAGATGATAAAGATAATGGCAAAGGAATATGCGCACCTTTACAGTAAAAGCTTTGAAGATGTATACGGATTGATGTCAAAATACAGCCGACAGTTCCAATTAAAAATCAACAGCAAAAAGATCTCAAAGCGAAAGAGGCGTAAGTTTTAA
- a CDS encoding glycosyltransferase family 9 protein: MKKILVIQNKRIGDVLISSVIANNIKKIFPESEITYFVYDYTTGVLENNPNIDRIIAVKEKELKKFGKLYKTLLKIRAEKYDIIFDSYAKFQSRLICLFSGAEIRTGFKRSYKKLKLPFYTHPIDFLDHKSKFCGKAIEDRFNMITNLFPLKEPEYRPKIFLTDGEKSYHKTASLKKPIVMFGIMGSTKAKSMPLDYVAQLVDFVLENYNVSLLFNYAPYQLEEAKHVYSLCTHKERIFMDIYESSIRGFCVLMNSCDLLIANEGGSIHIAKALDKPTFTIYSPFIDKGDWSSFEDEITHQSVHLLEEKPELFEEFTRDSRKEIEANPESLYRHLTPEIILKKLKPFLDKHLKPAKVD; encoded by the coding sequence ATGAAGAAAATACTCGTAATACAGAATAAAAGAATTGGCGATGTTTTAATCAGCTCGGTCATTGCCAACAATATAAAAAAGATTTTTCCAGAAAGTGAAATCACCTATTTTGTTTATGACTACACCACTGGCGTACTAGAGAACAACCCCAATATCGACCGGATTATCGCGGTAAAGGAAAAAGAATTAAAAAAATTCGGAAAACTCTATAAAACCCTCTTAAAAATAAGAGCTGAAAAGTATGATATCATTTTTGACAGCTATGCCAAATTTCAAAGCCGGTTGATTTGTCTTTTTTCCGGAGCGGAAATTCGAACCGGTTTTAAACGCAGTTACAAAAAATTAAAACTTCCCTTTTATACACATCCTATTGATTTCTTGGATCATAAATCGAAGTTCTGTGGCAAGGCTATTGAAGATCGTTTTAATATGATTACCAATCTCTTCCCTTTAAAAGAACCAGAGTACAGACCAAAGATTTTTCTTACGGATGGGGAAAAAAGTTACCATAAAACCGCCTCATTAAAGAAGCCTATTGTTATGTTCGGAATTATGGGGAGTACAAAAGCAAAGTCTATGCCTCTTGACTATGTGGCCCAATTGGTAGATTTTGTTTTGGAAAATTATAACGTAAGCCTGCTCTTCAATTATGCTCCATATCAATTGGAGGAAGCAAAACACGTTTACAGCTTGTGCACCCATAAAGAGAGGATTTTTATGGACATTTATGAAAGCAGCATTCGTGGCTTTTGTGTGTTGATGAATTCCTGCGATTTACTTATCGCTAACGAGGGTGGAAGCATTCATATAGCAAAAGCTCTAGACAAACCAACCTTTACCATCTATTCTCCCTTTATCGATAAAGGAGATTGGAGTAGTTTTGAAGATGAAATCACTCACCAATCAGTTCATTTATTGGAGGAAAAACCCGAACTTTTTGAAGAATTTACCCGTGATTCACGGAAAGAAATCGAGGCAAATCCGGAATCTTTATATCGCCATCTTACTCCCGAAATTATTTTGAAAAAATTAAAGCCTTTTTTGGACAAACATCTTAAGCCTGCAAAAGTAGATTGA
- a CDS encoding glycosyltransferase family 2 protein, with protein MKIDTSIIISTYNSPDWLEKVLYGYNNQTYQMFELLVADDGSTSETRDLILRLQKEVFFPIIHVWQEDDGFQKTRILNKALTQSTTPYIVMSDGDCIPRKDFVEQHVKYREEGYFLSGGYFKLPMSISKAITKEDIYTERCFDLNWLKEKGLKTYFKSNKLTSGAIKKAVLNTVTPTTASWNGHNASGWTEDILAVNGFDERMQYGGEDRELGERLMNNGIKAKQMRYTAITLHLDHERGYAKPEMIEKNRAIRETTRREKRIWTKFGIQKEKVTV; from the coding sequence ATGAAAATAGATACTTCCATAATAATTAGTACTTATAATTCCCCCGACTGGTTAGAAAAAGTGCTCTACGGCTACAATAACCAGACGTATCAAATGTTCGAATTATTAGTGGCGGATGACGGCTCTACTTCAGAAACTAGGGACCTCATTTTGCGTCTTCAAAAAGAAGTATTTTTTCCCATAATTCACGTTTGGCAGGAAGATGATGGTTTTCAAAAAACCCGGATTCTCAATAAAGCATTAACTCAGAGCACAACTCCGTATATAGTTATGAGCGACGGCGATTGCATACCACGTAAGGATTTTGTGGAGCAGCACGTCAAGTATCGGGAAGAAGGTTATTTTTTATCTGGCGGTTACTTCAAACTTCCCATGTCGATATCAAAAGCTATTACAAAGGAAGATATTTATACCGAACGATGTTTTGATTTAAACTGGCTGAAAGAAAAAGGACTGAAAACCTATTTTAAAAGCAATAAGCTAACTTCCGGTGCCATAAAAAAGGCGGTATTAAATACCGTTACCCCTACCACCGCCTCTTGGAATGGCCATAACGCCTCTGGCTGGACGGAAGATATATTGGCAGTAAATGGGTTTGATGAGCGCATGCAATACGGCGGGGAGGACCGAGAATTGGGGGAACGACTTATGAATAATGGAATTAAGGCGAAACAAATGCGATATACCGCAATTACGCTACACTTGGACCATGAAAGAGGATACGCAAAACCGGAGATGATTGAAAAAAATAGAGCAATTCGTGAAACTACTCGACGTGAAAAGAGAATCTGGACCAAATTTGGGATTCAAAAGGAAAAGGTAACGGTATAA
- a CDS encoding glycosyltransferase family 2 protein, which translates to MPTLTVIIPTYNEETFIEGAIKSALFADEIILIDSYSTDDTVEIAKPYVHKILHRKFDDFSNQKNFALKHATSDWVLFLDADERITHSLQKEILETIARPKHNGYKINFPHFFMNRFLYHESDKVLRLIKRVGATFTGDVHERLQVEGSIGKLKNDMLHYTYRGLLNYIQKREYYAWFQAGQLMEKGKKPTLFLLMFRPAFRFFKSYILKGGIMDGIPGLTVAAVNAYGVFERYVKLMLLRKGMR; encoded by the coding sequence ATGCCGACGCTTACCGTAATTATCCCAACTTACAACGAAGAAACCTTTATCGAGGGCGCTATAAAATCGGCTCTGTTTGCCGATGAGATTATATTGATAGATTCATACAGTACTGACGATACTGTAGAAATTGCGAAGCCCTATGTACATAAAATTCTTCATAGAAAGTTTGATGATTTTTCAAATCAAAAAAACTTTGCATTAAAGCATGCTACTTCAGATTGGGTATTATTTCTGGATGCGGATGAACGTATTACCCATTCCCTCCAAAAAGAAATATTGGAAACAATTGCCCGGCCCAAACACAATGGATATAAAATAAACTTCCCTCATTTTTTTATGAATCGGTTTCTTTATCACGAAAGTGATAAGGTTCTAAGGCTTATAAAAAGAGTGGGCGCTACCTTTACCGGCGATGTTCACGAAAGGTTACAAGTGGAAGGCTCTATTGGGAAGCTTAAAAACGACATGCTCCATTATACCTATAGAGGGCTCCTTAATTATATACAGAAAAGAGAATACTACGCTTGGTTTCAAGCAGGACAATTAATGGAAAAAGGTAAAAAGCCTACATTGTTCTTATTGATGTTTAGGCCCGCTTTTCGGTTTTTTAAATCCTATATTCTAAAAGGAGGAATAATGGATGGTATTCCCGGTCTTACAGTGGCCGCCGTGAATGCCTATGGAGTATTTGAAAGATATGTAAAGTTGATGCTGTTGAGAAAAGGAATGCGCTAG